One region of Choristoneura fumiferana chromosome 3, NRCan_CFum_1, whole genome shotgun sequence genomic DNA includes:
- the LOC141426590 gene encoding WD repeat-containing protein 55 homolog: protein MTIEFRGFEKNSSDESDSDSSEEFDDENEFDVDNDSTGNNDHDMSGDEAGEPAAEGGDNDDNDDEDEVVKAIKAEKNKPRDHPPTITCEDFIVDISFNPARNLIALANIMGDVLLYEYNDNETKLVNTLELHVKACRDVEFDANGNIMYTTAKDKSIMATDVETGKLKNCIENAHEEPVYKLLCLDTNKIVTGDDAGTVKLWDLRKPDPIFNIKIGEEHVADMITTEARKYLVCAGGDGALTSIDLKGSKIYSTSEDYDSELTCMGLFRSDTKLLVGSSRGKLYLFNWKEFGLHSDEYIGEKHSISCMIPITQNIVVTSGEDGILRAAHMFPQRQLGVVGQHSLPVECLDISHDGCYIASCSHNNDVKFWNISYFETVDSIIDVNQKQNKKKDMSNNLPSSSVKNASDFFSGLA, encoded by the exons ATGACCATTGAATTTCGAGGATTTGAAAAGAATTCATCAGATGAAAGTGACAGCGACTCAAGTGAAGAATTTGATGACGAAAATGAGTTTGATGTCGATAATG ATAGCACAGGAAACAATGACCATGATATGAGTGGTGATGAAGCTGGTGAACCAGCAGCCGAAGGTGGTGATaatgatgacaatgatgatgaggatgaagTTGTGAAAGCAATAAAGGCTGAGAAAAACAAACCTAGAGATCATCCTCCCACTATAACTTGTGAAGATTTCATTGTTGACATTTCATTTAACCCTGCCAGAAATTTAATCGCTTTAGCTAATATTATGGGAGATGTGTTACTGTATGAGTACAATGATAATGAAACAAAATTAGTTAACACCCTAGAATTACATGTGAAAGCATGTAGAGATGTAGAATTTGATGCAAACGGAAATATCATGTACACAACTGCAAAG GATAAGTCTATAATGGCTACTGATGTTGAAACAGGAAAACTAAAGAATTGCATTGAGAATGCTCATGAAGAGCCAGTCTATAAGCTGTTATGTTTAGACACTAACAAAATAGtaacag GAGATGATGCAGGCACTGTAAAACTATGGGATCTAAGGAAACCTGATCCTATATTTAACATAAAAATTGGAGAAGAACATGTAGCAGACATGATCACAACAGAGGCAAGGAAATATTTGGTTTGTGCTGGTGGTGATGGAGCACTAACATCTATAGACTTGAAGGGCAG CAAAATCTATTCAACATCTGAAGATTATGACTCCGAGTTGACTTGCATGGGATTGTTTCGCTCTGACACTAAGTTATTAGTTGGTTCTTCAAGAGGAAAACTATATTTGTTTAATTGGAAAGAATTTGGTTTGCACAGTGATGAGTATATTGGTGAAAAACACTCAATTTCGTGCATGATACCCATAACTCAGAACATTGTAGTGACATCTGGTGAGGATGGAATACTGCGTGCGGCACATATGTTCCCGCAACGACAACTAGGCGTAGTCGGTCAACACAGCCTACCAGTTGAATGCCTGGACATTAGCCATGACGGCTGCTATATTGCTTCATGCTCGCATAACAATGATGTAAAATTTTGGAATATATCATACTTCGAAACTGTTGACTCCATTATTGATGTTAACCAGAAACAAAACAAGAAGAAAGATATGAGCAATAATTTGCCCTCCAGCAGTGTTAAAAACgcttcagattttttttctggaCTGGCTTGA